A single Drosophila ananassae strain 14024-0371.13 chromosome 3L, ASM1763931v2, whole genome shotgun sequence DNA region contains:
- the LOC6495565 gene encoding uncharacterized protein LOC6495565 isoform X1: MLVTSSHINKKNNSTRNTWRWSQLTLAINLFAYCCCASAATPTTGGTTAALLTGHQLLPWQTAATSATPFSTTPATARNLYAPYQSFSQQDDISFKDVRQRSDGTVVQSFGSYRTARKSGGSAAAQRRSDIAVEIVPAPSVELPQSELITVPKQLVPTMPENVTRQGRQRNYMYIPLQESSQGVGSGALLQLRPSRNATLSALGPPADGVAAVAHEFASDFEVEVGRDPERTERSDLMAAASSTDKLEYAEPENTSRRVGFQFPSYSLKPASPFHPQAYREDNPIFGETSGGGYEPQPYSEDPVAAPAPTQQHETRHTRQLYFDPDTASSSFEFPGLVSNSKPHGLKIYRDDVTKFGDINGPITALPQQRPQRGFYFGDTEFRTGPPIRQFGPQKNFQEYVGPSEYQGSRKSRYYPYKSSRSPRVVFPTNDNVGTTGPSGPAAGSAPSGNGVYFSDNIAFRDQNFGINELAAVQDVRNDYSLQDLDSASEATSSPQSASTFKEKVDITTDTECQHRGGTCEFFLGCWLSGGLIQGTCNGLLRGCCHRTAKSANLGSSDFVGNAVDLTDLPQKNFGPVNNEPSCGISLAKQTAQRRIVGGDDAGFGSFPWQAYIRIGSSRCGGSLISRRHVVTAGHCVARATPRQVHVTLGDYVINSAVEPLPAYTFGVRRIDVHPYFKFTPQADRFDISVLTLERTVHFMPHIAPICLPEKNEDFLGKFGWAAGWGALNPGSRLRPKTLQAVDVPVIENRICERWHRQNGINVVIYQEMLCAGYRNGGKDSCQGDSGGPLMHDKNGRWYLIGVVSAGYSCASRGQPGIYHSVSKTVDWVSYVVGLTMNI, from the exons ATGTTAGTGACCAGCAGCcacattaacaaaaaaaataacagcaCACGCAACACCTGGAGATGGAGCCAACTGACTTTGGCCATTAATCTGTTCGCCTACTGCTGCTGCGCCTCGGCGGCCACGCCCACCACCGGTGGCACCACGGCAGCTCTGCTAACGGGCCATCAGCTGCTGCCCTGGCAAACGGCGGCCACGTCTGCCACGCCCTTTAGCACCACCCCTGCCACCGCCCGGAACTTGTACGCCCCATACCAGAGCTTCAGCCAGCAGGACGACATCAGCTTCAAGGATGTGCGTCAGCGCAGCGATGGAACGGTGGTGCAATCCTTTGGTTCCTACCGCACCGCCCGAAAGTCGGGTGGCTCGGCGGCTGCCCAGCGGCGCTCGGATATCGCCGTGGAAATAGTCCCGGCTCCTTCCGTCGAGCTGCCCCAGAGCGAACTGATCACGGTGCCCAAGCAGCTGGTTCCCACGATGCCGGAGAATGTGACCCGCCAGGGCAGGCAGCGCAACTACATGTACATACCGCTGCAGGAGTCCAGCCAGGGCGTAGGATCCGGAGCTCTGCTCCAGCTGCGACCCAGCCGAAATGCCACCCTCTCCGCTTTGGGACCGCCCGCCGATGGAGTGGCGGCCGTGGCCCACGAATTCGCTTCCGACTTTGAGGTGGAGGTGGGGCGTGATCCGGAGCGGACTGAACGCAGCGATTTGATGGCTGCTGCCAGCTCTACGGACAAGCTGGAGTACGCTGAGCCGGAAAACACTAGTCGCCGAGTGGGCTTCCAGTTTCCCAGCTACAGCCTGAAGCCAGCGAGTCCCTTCCACCCGCAGGCCTATCGGGAAGATAACCCCATCTTCGGGGAAACCAGTGGCGGAGGGTACGAGCCTCAGCCCTACAGCGAGGACCCCGTTGCAGCTCCGGCTCCCACGCAGCAGCACGAGACCAGGCACACCCGCCAGCTGTACTTCGACCCGGACACTGCCTCCTCCAGCTTCGAGTTCCCCGGACTGGTGAGCAACTCAAAGCCGCACGGCTTGAAGATCTATCGGGATGATGTGACCAAGTTTGGCGATATCAACGGACCCATCACGGCTCTGCCCCAGCAGCGACCGCAGCGAGGCTTCTACTTCGGAGACACCGAGTTCCGGACGGGACCCCCCATCCGCCAGTTTGGTCCGCAGAAGAACTTCCAGGAGTACGTGGGCCCCAGCGAGTACCAGGGCTCCCGCAAGAGCCGGTACTACCCGTACAAGTCCTCCAGGAGTCCGCGGGTGGTCTTCCCCACAAACGACAATGTGGGCACCACCGGACCAAGTGGCCCAGCAGCCGGCAGTGCTCCTTCGGGCAATGGAGTCTATTTCAGCGATAATATAGCCTTTAG GGATCAGAACTTTGGCATCAATGAACTGGCCGCTGTGCAGGATGTGCGGAATGACTACAGCCTGCAGGACCTGGACAGCGCCTCGGAGGCCACCAGCAGTCCACAGTCGGCCAGCACGTTCAAGGAGAAGG TCGACATCACAACGGACACGGAGTGCCAGCACCGCGGCGGTACGTGCGAGTTCTTTTTGGGCTGCTGGCTGTCGGGCGGCCTCATTCAGGGGACCTGCAACGGACTATTGCGCGGCTGCTGCCACCGGACGGCCAAGTCGGCCAATCTGGGCAGCTCGGACTTCGTCGGCAATGCCGTAGATCTCACAGATCTGCCGCAGAAAAACTTTGGACCGGTCAACAACGAACCCA GCTGTGGCATATCGCTGGCCAAACAAACTGCCCAACGTCGCATTGTGGGAGGAGATGATGCCGGCTTTGGTTCCTTTCCCTGGCAGGCCTACATACGCATCGGTTCCTCCCG GTGCGGAGGTTCGTTGATCTCGCGGCGTCATGTGGTCACTGCTGGACACTGTGTGGCCCGGGCCACGCCCCGCCAGGTGCACGTCACCCTTGGCGACTATGTGATCAACTCTGCGGTGGAACCACTTCCAGCCTACACTTTCGGAGTCCGGAGGATCGATGTGCATCCGTACTTCAAATTCACCCCGCAGGCAGATCGCTTCGACATCTCAGTTCTGACCCTGGAACGGACTGTGCACTTTATGCCTCATATTG CACCCATTTGCCTGCCTGAGAAGAACGAGGACTTTCTGGGAAAATTCGGCTGGGCCGCTGGCTGGGGAGCTTTGAATCCAGGCTCTCGTCTCCGACCCAAGACGCTCCAGGCAGTGGATGTGCCAGTGATTGAGAACAGGATCTGCGAACGCTGGCACCGACAGAACGGCATCAATGTGGTCATCTACCAGGAGATGCTGTGCGCAGGATACCGGAACGGAGGCAAGGACTCCTGTCAGGGCGATTCCGGCGGACCTTTGATGCACGACAAGAACGGAAGATGGTATCTGATAG GTGTGGTCTCCGCGGGATACTCGTGTGCCTCCCGAGGCCAGCCAGGAATCTATCACAGCGTCAGCAAGACCGTAGACTGGGTTTCCTACGTCGTCGGACTGACGATGAACATCTAA
- the LOC6495565 gene encoding uncharacterized protein LOC6495565 isoform X2 translates to MLVTSSHINKKNNSTRNTWRWSQLTLAINLFAYCCCASAATPTTGGTTAALLTGHQLLPWQTAATSATPFSTTPATARNLYAPYQSFSQQDDISFKDVRQRSDGTVVQSFGSYRTARKSGGSAAAQRRSDIAVEIVPAPSVELPQSELITVPKQLVPTMPENVTRQGRQRNYMYIPLQESSQGVGSGALLQLRPSRNATLSALGPPADGVAAVAHEFASDFEVEVGRDPERTERSDLMAAASSTDKLEYAEPENTSRRVGFQFPSYSLKPASPFHPQAYREDNPIFGETSGGGYEPQPYSEDPVAAPAPTQQHETRHTRQLYFDPDTASSSFEFPGLVSNSKPHGLKIYRDDVTKFGDINGPITALPQQRPQRGFYFGDTEFRTGPPIRQFGPQKNFQEYVGPSEYQGSRKSRYYPYKSSRSPRVVFPTNDNVGTTGPSGPAAGSAPSGNGVYFSDNIAFRDQNFGINELAAVQDVRNDYSLQDLDSASEATSSPQSASTFKEKGCGISLAKQTAQRRIVGGDDAGFGSFPWQAYIRIGSSRCGGSLISRRHVVTAGHCVARATPRQVHVTLGDYVINSAVEPLPAYTFGVRRIDVHPYFKFTPQADRFDISVLTLERTVHFMPHIAPICLPEKNEDFLGKFGWAAGWGALNPGSRLRPKTLQAVDVPVIENRICERWHRQNGINVVIYQEMLCAGYRNGGKDSCQGDSGGPLMHDKNGRWYLIGVVSAGYSCASRGQPGIYHSVSKTVDWVSYVVGLTMNI, encoded by the exons ATGTTAGTGACCAGCAGCcacattaacaaaaaaaataacagcaCACGCAACACCTGGAGATGGAGCCAACTGACTTTGGCCATTAATCTGTTCGCCTACTGCTGCTGCGCCTCGGCGGCCACGCCCACCACCGGTGGCACCACGGCAGCTCTGCTAACGGGCCATCAGCTGCTGCCCTGGCAAACGGCGGCCACGTCTGCCACGCCCTTTAGCACCACCCCTGCCACCGCCCGGAACTTGTACGCCCCATACCAGAGCTTCAGCCAGCAGGACGACATCAGCTTCAAGGATGTGCGTCAGCGCAGCGATGGAACGGTGGTGCAATCCTTTGGTTCCTACCGCACCGCCCGAAAGTCGGGTGGCTCGGCGGCTGCCCAGCGGCGCTCGGATATCGCCGTGGAAATAGTCCCGGCTCCTTCCGTCGAGCTGCCCCAGAGCGAACTGATCACGGTGCCCAAGCAGCTGGTTCCCACGATGCCGGAGAATGTGACCCGCCAGGGCAGGCAGCGCAACTACATGTACATACCGCTGCAGGAGTCCAGCCAGGGCGTAGGATCCGGAGCTCTGCTCCAGCTGCGACCCAGCCGAAATGCCACCCTCTCCGCTTTGGGACCGCCCGCCGATGGAGTGGCGGCCGTGGCCCACGAATTCGCTTCCGACTTTGAGGTGGAGGTGGGGCGTGATCCGGAGCGGACTGAACGCAGCGATTTGATGGCTGCTGCCAGCTCTACGGACAAGCTGGAGTACGCTGAGCCGGAAAACACTAGTCGCCGAGTGGGCTTCCAGTTTCCCAGCTACAGCCTGAAGCCAGCGAGTCCCTTCCACCCGCAGGCCTATCGGGAAGATAACCCCATCTTCGGGGAAACCAGTGGCGGAGGGTACGAGCCTCAGCCCTACAGCGAGGACCCCGTTGCAGCTCCGGCTCCCACGCAGCAGCACGAGACCAGGCACACCCGCCAGCTGTACTTCGACCCGGACACTGCCTCCTCCAGCTTCGAGTTCCCCGGACTGGTGAGCAACTCAAAGCCGCACGGCTTGAAGATCTATCGGGATGATGTGACCAAGTTTGGCGATATCAACGGACCCATCACGGCTCTGCCCCAGCAGCGACCGCAGCGAGGCTTCTACTTCGGAGACACCGAGTTCCGGACGGGACCCCCCATCCGCCAGTTTGGTCCGCAGAAGAACTTCCAGGAGTACGTGGGCCCCAGCGAGTACCAGGGCTCCCGCAAGAGCCGGTACTACCCGTACAAGTCCTCCAGGAGTCCGCGGGTGGTCTTCCCCACAAACGACAATGTGGGCACCACCGGACCAAGTGGCCCAGCAGCCGGCAGTGCTCCTTCGGGCAATGGAGTCTATTTCAGCGATAATATAGCCTTTAG GGATCAGAACTTTGGCATCAATGAACTGGCCGCTGTGCAGGATGTGCGGAATGACTACAGCCTGCAGGACCTGGACAGCGCCTCGGAGGCCACCAGCAGTCCACAGTCGGCCAGCACGTTCAAGGAGAAGG GCTGTGGCATATCGCTGGCCAAACAAACTGCCCAACGTCGCATTGTGGGAGGAGATGATGCCGGCTTTGGTTCCTTTCCCTGGCAGGCCTACATACGCATCGGTTCCTCCCG GTGCGGAGGTTCGTTGATCTCGCGGCGTCATGTGGTCACTGCTGGACACTGTGTGGCCCGGGCCACGCCCCGCCAGGTGCACGTCACCCTTGGCGACTATGTGATCAACTCTGCGGTGGAACCACTTCCAGCCTACACTTTCGGAGTCCGGAGGATCGATGTGCATCCGTACTTCAAATTCACCCCGCAGGCAGATCGCTTCGACATCTCAGTTCTGACCCTGGAACGGACTGTGCACTTTATGCCTCATATTG CACCCATTTGCCTGCCTGAGAAGAACGAGGACTTTCTGGGAAAATTCGGCTGGGCCGCTGGCTGGGGAGCTTTGAATCCAGGCTCTCGTCTCCGACCCAAGACGCTCCAGGCAGTGGATGTGCCAGTGATTGAGAACAGGATCTGCGAACGCTGGCACCGACAGAACGGCATCAATGTGGTCATCTACCAGGAGATGCTGTGCGCAGGATACCGGAACGGAGGCAAGGACTCCTGTCAGGGCGATTCCGGCGGACCTTTGATGCACGACAAGAACGGAAGATGGTATCTGATAG GTGTGGTCTCCGCGGGATACTCGTGTGCCTCCCGAGGCCAGCCAGGAATCTATCACAGCGTCAGCAAGACCGTAGACTGGGTTTCCTACGTCGTCGGACTGACGATGAACATCTAA
- the LOC6495078 gene encoding uncharacterized protein LOC6495078: MAPNDPAHPCSKAAAVAAVSGNGISYVQCQNLKYNVLILGWLGVIFSSVILCSSLLTVHLQPDIELILKQWPMNTVGATEQQVLINLLGIFSSIAYGLSLINLGVSLLLLIGIARDSSWLMYPWLIFHGLSFGFGLYLGVFYAVAGLFIDLSSFLMCLLVFTLVLVIFYKIYHEVFTLFRVMEQQSKEGGLGGLYYQDAEQGWTAAGVPYQQVYMPRLPLKQ; encoded by the exons ATGGCCCCCAACGATCCAGCGCATCCGTGTTCCAAGGCGGCTGCCGTGGCAGCTGTCTCCGGCAATGGCATATCGTACGTGCAGTGTCAGAACCTGAAGTACAACGTCCTTATCCTGGGCTGGCTTGGAGTGATCTTCTCTAGCGTTATCCTGTGCAGCTCGCTGCTAACCGTGCACCTGCAGCCCGACATCGAGCTGATCCTCAAGCAGTGGCCCATGAACACAGTCGGAGCCACCGAGCAGCAGGTCCTGATCAATT TATTGGGAATCTTTAGCTCTATAGCTTATGGACTTTCGTTGATCAACTTGGGCGTTAGCCTACTGTTGCTTATTGGAATTGCCCGG GATTCGAGTTGGTTAATGTATCCCTGGCTAATATTTCATGGCTTAagttttggatttggtctatatttgggtgttttctacGCTGTCGCAGGCCTGTTCATTGACCTGTCGAGCTTTCTAATGTGTCTTCTGGTATTCACTCTCGTACTAG TCATTTTTTACAAGATCTACCATGAGGTCTTTACCCTATTTCGGGTGATGGAGCAACAATCGAAGGAGGGGGGCTTGGGTGGGCTCTACTATCAGGATGCTGAGCAGGGATGGACTGCGGCCGGGGTTCCATATCAGCAGGTTTACATGCCGCGTCTTCCACTCAAGCAATAG
- the LOC6495566 gene encoding serine proteinase stubble — translation MQFFWLLFVFWNFSQGNASILNTLLGVPAECVHQSGVWPCKLSFSCWLQGGKHARGCGSNKWLFSCCIAEAQPTHHSSSPLANLVDYGKLKLSLSSLPKRIMLRRRDDNELLNFKPECGLPRTAQNSLQKRIIGGRPAQFAEYPWQAHIRISEFQCGGALISANMVATAAHCIQQAQLADITVYLGELDTQDLGHIHEPLPVEKHSVQQKIIHPRFNFRMTQPDRYDLALLKLVQPTSFSEHILPVCLPQYPIRLIGRKGLIAGWGKTEAHMGHTGTNMLQVASVPIITTLDCIRWHESKQINVEIKAEMFCAGHPDGHMDACLGDSGGPLVIKERGRFVLVGITSAGFGCGVDHQPGIYHNVQKTVRWIQEVLARNES, via the exons ATGCAGTTCTTCTGGCTGCTCTTTGTCTTCTGGAATTTCAGTCAAGGAAATGCCA GCATCCTGAACACTCTCCTGGGAGTGCCCGCCGAATGCGTCCATCAAAGTGGCGTCTGGCCCTGTAAGCTGAGCTTCTCCTGCTGGTTGCAGGGCGGCAAGCATGCCCGGGGCTGTGGCAGCAACAAGTGGCTCTTCAGCTGCTGCATCGCTGAGGCACAGCCAACGCACCACAGCTCGTCGCCCCTGGCCAATCTGGTCGACTACGGGAAGCTGAAACTGAGCCTCTCTAGTCTTCCCAAGCGAATAATGCTCCGAAGACGCGACGATAACGAGCTCCTCAATTTCAAG CCCGAGTGCGGACTTCCTCGAACGGCGCAGAACAGTCTACAAAAGAGAATTATTGGCGGACGACCAGCCCAGTTTGCAGAGTATCCGTGGCAGGCACATATCCGTATCTCAGAGTTCCAGTGCGGTGGCGCCCTCATTTCAGCCAACATGGTCGCCACGGCGGCCCACTGCATCCAGCAGGCCCAGTTGGCGGATATAACGGTCTATTTGGGGGAGCTAGACACCCAGGATCTGGGTCACATCCATGAGCCATTACCCGTGGAGAAGCACAGCGTCCAGCAGAAGATCATCCACCCGCGCTTCAACTTTCGGATGACCCAACCAGATCGCTATGACCTGGCGCTGCTCAAATTGGTCCAGCCAACGTCCTTCAGCGAGCATATCCTGCCGGTCTGCCTGCCACAGTATCCCATTCGGTTGATTGGACGAAAGGGACTCATAGCAGGATGGGGAAAAACAGAAGCACATATGGGCCACACCGGCACCAACATGCTCCAAGTGGCAAGTGTTCCAATTATAA CAACGTTGGATTGTATTCGCTGGCACGAAAGCAAGCAGATAAATGTGGAAATAAAAGCGGAAATGTTTTGTGCCGGTCACCCCGATGGCCATATGGATGCGTGTCTGG GTGATTCTGGAGGTCCTTTGGTTATTAAAGAGCGAGGACGCTTTGTGCTCGTGGGAATCACCAGTGCGGGCTTTGGCTGCGGAGTGGACCATCAGCCAG GCATTTATCACAACGTTCAGAAGACTGTGAGGTGGATACAGGAAGTGCTGGCACGCAACGAATCATAA